TGCAGCTGGGATAGTGTATTGGTTGCAGTAATCATTGTTCTGTTCATATTTTATACCTCAACACGCCTCCAGGAAAGGAGTGCGATTCCTTCTAAAATTTGATCCAGAATACTATAGCCTTCCGATTTCGTTCGCAGCCTTTTCCATGCTTTTATCATAAGCCTGGAGAATCTTTTGGTTCGCTTCGAACGCTCGATAAGCTGACATCATGTCGGTCATCGTCCTGCTGATATCGACATTGGATTGCTCAAGGAAACCTTGCTGCGTGCTGAACTGAACACCAGCTGTACCAACAGCAGTCGGTAACTCGCCGCCATCTTCCGTACGGAACAGGCCGTCGCCTTCTTTTATCATTCGCAGCGGATTGTTCGCATAGGCAACCCCTAAAGTTGCACTCTCTCCATTTTCACCTGTTAGGACTCCGCCTTCATTGACTGTAAATCGATCACTTGAAAGCTGAATTTGCTGGCCTGCTGAATTCAGCACATAATGGCCGCTTCCAGTCGTCAAATATCCTTGCGCATCAATCGTGAAGTTACCATTCCTTGTATAACGAACTGTGCCATCCGTGTTGCGGACGGTGAAAAATACCGAGCCATTATCCGGCATATTTATATCGAGCAATGCCACATCCGTTTTCCGTCCAGTTTCGCGTAAATCACCCTGGATGAATTTCGGGATCGCTTCTTGCATGTAAACACCTGTATTGATTGTGCCAATTTCCTTAGCAAACGGCAAATTCAGGCCCTTCTCTGTCGGAATTTGCTGCTTGTCAAAACGCTGCAGCAGCATTTCCGGGAACGCCCTCATCCCCGCCTGGTCCGCCTTGTAACCTGGCGTATTGGCATTTGACATATTATTCGTCAGCATTTCCGTCCTGCGCTGCTGTGCAAGCATTCCGGAAGCTACTGTATAAAAGCCTTTAAACATGTTTCCACACCCTTTATCGGAAAAATCCTGAACAACAGGAAATTTTTTCACTACTTCCTATTATAAGAAATATATCGGCAAGAAACATTAAAAATTTGCAGGAAAATGTAGGATTTTGGGTTTTATTCCAGAAAAACTGGATGAAAAGCAAAAAATCTGGAATCCTGCGGCATTCTTCACCGAAGTAATTCCAGATTTTATTTTAGATAATTCCGCGACGGCCTGCGATACGGTCGATATTATCAAGCATAATGCCTGTGCCGATTGCAACACAATCCATTGGATTATCCGCCACTAAGACCGGTACCTTCAACTCTTCTTGCATCAACTGGTCGATTCCGTGAAGCAAAGCCCCGCCACCAGTCAAAATGACACCACGGTCAATGATATCTGCAGATAATTCAGGTGGGGTCTTTTCCAGCACTGTTTTTGCCGCCTGAACGATGACAGCAACTGATTCTCTTAATGCCTTTTCAATCTCCTCAGAACGAACGGTGATCGTGCGTGGAAGTCCGGATACCATATCACGGCCGCGGATTTCCATTTCCTCTTGACGGCTGCCTGGGAAAACAGTACCGATTTGGATTTTGATATTTTCAGCTGTACGCTCACCAATCAACAGCTTATATTCACGTTTGATATAATTTAAAATTTCAGCGTCGAATTTGTCGCCTGCCATTTTAATTGATTGAGATGTAACGATGTCGCCCATAGATAGTACGGCTACATCCGTTGTACCACCACCGATGTCAACAACCATGTTGCCGCTTGGCTGGAAAATATCCATGCCAGCGCCGATTGCCGCAACCTTCGGCTCTTCTTCAAGGTAAACCTTCTTGCCGCCACTCTTTTCAGCAGCTTCCTTAATCGCTTTTTGCTCAACGCTTGTGATGTTCGTTGGACAGCAAATTAGGATGCGTGGCTTCGACAAGAAACCTTTTACGTTCAATTTATTGATGAAATGTTTAAGCATCGATTCCGTTACATCGAAATCCGCGATAACTCCATCCTTCAACGGGCGAATCGCTACGATATTGCCAGGTGTACGCCCAACCATTTTTCGCGCCTCTTCCCCAACAGCCAAAACCTTGTTCGTGTTCTTATCGATCGCCACAACAGACGGTTCATTCAAGACAATTCCTCGACCTTTAACATGGATCAACACATTGGCTGTACCAAGGTCAATCCCGATATCCCTTGCAAACATTTTGCTTTTTCCTCCTTGACAAATGGCTGGCTGCGGCTGATTAAGCCTCGTTATCTCAGCTGACGAAAAGCCTCATCTATGTAAAATAGATCACGATGTCCGAGATTACACAGACGCTGCCGCAATCTGCGAACCATATTCTACCCTAATTGTTTATTTTATCACAACAATAGTAAATAAGTAACTTCCTGCTGAAAAATTTGCAACAATTTGTTTTAATTTGTCAAATATTATTAGATTACTTAATCTCAATGTAAATTTTTTATGGTGAATAGGTAAATCATTACCTATTATTCGGTTACTTAGTGTCTTCGGGAGTACTTTTTTCAATTTTCGAGCGTTGAAATGGGTTTATTCCTCGATTTTTCGCAGTATTTCCGCGAAACTCATTCACAATTCCGCGAAAAATGATATTAATTCCGCAAAATTCCACCTGAATTCCGCGACCTGGAAAAAACCCAGTGTTTTTTCCAGTAAAAAGACCCGGGAGCATCGCCTGATCCCGGGCCCAATTTCAAACCAGCTGTTATTCTTCTTCCACTTTTAACTTACGTCTGCGAACCAGCATGGTTGCTGCTGCTCCAAGCAGTCCAACCAAACCAGCAACCGTCCCGCCGAGCAAAGGTTTATTTTCATAAAACTTCACTAAAGCACCTTTTTCAACGATTTCGAATGTAATGACGGTTGTTTTTTCGTTGCCTGCTTCATCAGATGCAGTTACTTTGATTTCGTATGGCTTGATTTCTGCTAGTTTAGTCTTGATTACTCTGTACCCATTTTCTTCAACTACGTCCCCTTCAAACATCTCACCGTTGATCATGACGGACTTTATTTTGTCATTTGGATTTTCCAGGCGGATGGAAACGTCTACTGGGCCGTAGTACTTCTCTTTATTTTTCACACCTTCATAAACTACCTTTGGCGCAGTTTTGTCGATGATGAACTCGACGCTCAACTGCTGGATATTGCCTGCCTTATCCTTTACCTCGAAGAACATGACGTGCTTTCCTTCTTCTTTGATTGGATCGCCAGCTTCATATGGTTTACCGTCAAGCATCATGGCGATGATGTCGTAAGAACTCATATCTTCAATCAAAAGCTGAGGCAGCAGGTCTGTGTTGAAATAGTTATTCGAAATAGGCTCTTTAAACTTGATGACTGGCTTTGTTTTATCAATGGTGAAGACGATCGTTCTTGATGAAACATTATTCGCCAGGTCTGTAATGACTGCTTTTAAGATATAATCCTGTTCGTACTCAAGTTTTGTGCCGTTTTCGAATGGCTTGCCGTTCAAGGTTACTGATGTCTTGCTGCGGTCCAGATGGGTATCTGAATACGTCACTTTCGGGATGATATCCTTGTTGAAGAATCCATCAAGTACGCCGGAAATGTTCAGCATCGGCTTTGTCGTATCAAGCGTGAAGCTGATTTCCAGTGTTGATTCATTGCCAGCTTTGTCGCGAGCAAGAACTTTGTAAATGTACTTCATTTCCCTTGCCGCAACAGGAATGTTTTTACCAAGATTTGCGCCATTGTTCAGAGTTGCAGAAACAATCATATCCTCTGCTTCAGCTAGGGCAAACTCTGGAGTGAATACTTCATTGATATATTCTCCATCTTTAATGACGCGATTCTGCCCTTTGAATTTCGGGGTGATGACCGGCTTCGTCTTGTCGATCGTGAACTTCATCGTCTTGCTGAAGCTATTGCCCGCTTTGTCGGTTGCTTCCACCAAGATGTTGTATTCACCTTCGCCGCTGAAGTTATGGCGGAGCGAAGCTGTATTTCCATTTAGAGAGAAGCCGCCTGCGTTATAACGCGCTCCATTTCTTGTTACAGTGATTCTGTTGATATCAAGGTTTACATCTTTGATTGCAACGTTAACAGGTTTATCAACATTGTAATAGGCATTATTTTCGACACCTGTAATCTCAATTTCCGGCTTAGTTTTGTCGATGGTAAACGTCCTTTTCTCAGCGATAGGTCCGTTACCGGCTTTATCCTTTGCAGTTGCCTGAATCGTGTAAAGACCATCCCTGTTAAAATTGTATCCTAATTTAGATAGCTTTCCCGCGTTCTTCCAGCTGCCGATTGAGAATGCAGCACCATCTTTTGTTGCGCTGATGTTTACATCGTTTGTTTCATAATTTAATTCATCGATTGTGATGGTCACGTTTTTGCTTTCTGGATTGAATGAGTTGTTCTCTACTCCATCTATTTTAACGCCCGGGTTGGTTTTGTCGATGACGAAAGTAACCCGGTCATGCTTTTTGCTGTTGCCAGCTTTGTCGGTTGTATTAAGGTCGATTACATAGTTGCCTTCTTGAGAAAAATTGTAATTCTTCTCAGCTGCTGTTTTGCCTTTTAGTTCCGGATTGCCAATCTTGTAAGGCTGGCC
This window of the Mesobacillus jeotgali genome carries:
- a CDS encoding flagellar hook-basal body protein, which produces MFKGFYTVASGMLAQQRRTEMLTNNMSNANTPGYKADQAGMRAFPEMLLQRFDKQQIPTEKGLNLPFAKEIGTINTGVYMQEAIPKFIQGDLRETGRKTDVALLDINMPDNGSVFFTVRNTDGTVRYTRNGNFTIDAQGYLTTGSGHYVLNSAGQQIQLSSDRFTVNEGGVLTGENGESATLGVAYANNPLRMIKEGDGLFRTEDGGELPTAVGTAGVQFSTQQGFLEQSNVDISRTMTDMMSAYRAFEANQKILQAYDKSMEKAANEIGRL
- the mreB gene encoding rod shape-determining protein; amino-acid sequence: MFARDIGIDLGTANVLIHVKGRGIVLNEPSVVAIDKNTNKVLAVGEEARKMVGRTPGNIVAIRPLKDGVIADFDVTESMLKHFINKLNVKGFLSKPRILICCPTNITSVEQKAIKEAAEKSGGKKVYLEEEPKVAAIGAGMDIFQPSGNMVVDIGGGTTDVAVLSMGDIVTSQSIKMAGDKFDAEILNYIKREYKLLIGERTAENIKIQIGTVFPGSRQEEMEIRGRDMVSGLPRTITVRSEEIEKALRESVAVIVQAAKTVLEKTPPELSADIIDRGVILTGGGALLHGIDQLMQEELKVPVLVADNPMDCVAIGTGIMLDNIDRIAGRRGII